In Streptomyces puniciscabiei, a single genomic region encodes these proteins:
- a CDS encoding adenylosuccinate lyase, whose product MDEELRSLTERLRQESRGSAAFDRLLATEDHDELAEVLTAPGQPLWARELAAFRLGLAGDRRAFESLVLLLNHRDPPRCASAAHALARLGDPRTARAAAALATNELRVAYALHPVRLLTDLRAPESVPALITTLERRLSPRDPYRRVALACVEGLGTLGDPRARRVLNEALAHPSLAEAAVRALARIPQQKEAT is encoded by the coding sequence GTGGACGAAGAGTTGCGATCGCTCACGGAGCGCTTACGGCAGGAGTCGCGCGGCTCGGCGGCGTTCGACCGGCTGCTGGCGACCGAGGACCACGACGAACTCGCGGAGGTGCTCACCGCGCCCGGACAGCCCCTGTGGGCCAGGGAACTGGCCGCGTTCCGGCTCGGCCTGGCCGGCGACCGGCGGGCCTTCGAGTCCCTGGTGCTCCTCCTCAACCACCGCGACCCCCCGCGCTGCGCCTCCGCCGCCCATGCCCTGGCCCGCCTGGGCGACCCCCGCACGGCCCGCGCCGCGGCGGCCCTCGCCACCAACGAACTCCGTGTCGCCTACGCCCTGCACCCCGTACGGCTCCTGACCGACCTGCGTGCCCCGGAGTCCGTGCCCGCCCTGATCACCACCCTGGAGCGCCGGCTGAGCCCGCGCGACCCCTATCGCCGCGTCGCCCTCGCCTGCGTGGAAGGCCTCGGTACTCTCGGCGACCCCCGTGCCCGCCGGGTGCTGAACGAGGCCCTGGCCCACCCGTCCCTCGCTGAGGCGGCGGTGCGGGCGCTGGCGCGGATCCCGCAACAGAAGGAGGCGACCTGA
- a CDS encoding GNAT family N-acetyltransferase, producing MREQPPCVRPMSLADCDRVSEIRIRGWQHAYRGLMPQSYLDGLSVAADAERRRTWFAQGDGSVVNLVAEHAGKVVGWAAFGPYRDGELRTVDAELYALYVDPAYIGRGFGRALLSASVERCASYPRVFLWVLKENAAARRFYERAGFRADGAEEPFEVDGVPVPEVRCVRESIS from the coding sequence ATGCGCGAACAGCCGCCATGTGTCCGCCCGATGAGCCTTGCCGACTGCGACCGCGTCTCCGAGATCCGTATCCGCGGCTGGCAGCACGCCTATCGGGGGCTGATGCCACAGTCGTACCTCGACGGACTCAGCGTCGCGGCGGACGCCGAGCGGCGGCGGACCTGGTTCGCGCAGGGGGACGGCTCCGTGGTGAACCTGGTCGCCGAGCATGCGGGGAAGGTCGTCGGCTGGGCGGCCTTCGGGCCGTACCGGGACGGTGAATTGCGCACGGTGGACGCGGAGTTGTACGCCCTGTACGTGGATCCGGCGTACATCGGCCGCGGGTTCGGACGGGCGCTGCTGTCGGCGTCGGTCGAGCGGTGCGCGTCGTACCCCCGCGTCTTCCTGTGGGTCCTGAAGGAGAACGCCGCCGCCCGCCGCTTCTACGAGCGCGCCGGATTCCGTGCAGACGGCGCCGAGGAGCCGTTCGAGGTGGACGGCGTACCCGTGCCCGAGGTGCGCTGTGTCAGGGAATCGATCAGCTGA
- a CDS encoding RidA family protein, producing MTEPTRIPAPDGVAPATQYSHVVSATGRLVAVSGQLALDEHGKPVGEGDPAAQARQVFENLRRCLAAAGAGFEHVVKLTYFVTDTAHLPAIRAARAAHIPDDRLPASSAVQVAALVAPEFLMEVEALAVVGDERRAGRGPGSRRAGAAPSGGSPR from the coding sequence ATGACCGAACCGACCCGCATCCCCGCCCCTGACGGCGTGGCCCCCGCGACCCAGTACAGCCACGTCGTCTCGGCGACCGGCCGTCTCGTCGCCGTCTCCGGCCAGCTCGCCCTGGACGAGCACGGCAAGCCGGTCGGCGAGGGCGACCCCGCGGCCCAGGCCCGCCAGGTCTTCGAGAACCTCAGGCGCTGCCTGGCCGCGGCCGGCGCCGGCTTCGAACACGTGGTGAAACTGACCTACTTCGTCACGGACACGGCCCACCTCCCGGCCATCCGCGCGGCCCGCGCCGCCCACATACCCGACGACCGCCTCCCGGCGTCCTCCGCGGTCCAGGTGGCCGCGCTGGTGGCACCGGAGTTCCTGATGGAGGTCGAGGCGCTCGCGGTGGTGGGCGACGAGCGGCGAGCGGGCCGTGGACCGGGTTCCAGGCGGGCAGGGGCTGCACCGTCAGGTGGTAGTCCTCGCTGA
- a CDS encoding GyrI-like domain-containing protein: MFADELFTRHRGRVTVFVPCDAPVRPVGRVRPPAVPAVELAVVEHCGPPSEVDRAYGALAAYVARHALTVDGPIREYYLVGLRDTSDSSRWRTEICWPVFHTGTTPGRAR; encoded by the coding sequence GTGTTCGCCGACGAGCTGTTCACCAGGCACCGGGGACGGGTGACCGTCTTCGTGCCCTGCGACGCCCCGGTCCGGCCGGTCGGCCGCGTCCGGCCGCCGGCGGTTCCGGCGGTCGAACTCGCCGTCGTCGAACACTGCGGGCCACCGTCCGAGGTCGACCGCGCGTACGGCGCGCTGGCCGCCTACGTCGCACGCCACGCGCTGACCGTCGACGGCCCGATCCGCGAGTACTACCTCGTCGGCCTGCGCGACACCTCCGACAGCTCGCGGTGGCGGACGGAGATCTGCTGGCCGGTGTTCCACACCGGTACGACGCCCGGCAGGGCCCGGTGA
- a CDS encoding VOC family protein → MACRISELVIDAADPERLAAFWSEVLGYVELDREDDGSIAIGPPDTGFGGPQPILVIGPTSDPRPAKLRLHIDVNATDRDQDAELERLLALGARPAEVGQTGTESWHVLADPEGNEFCLLRTRLQPL, encoded by the coding sequence ATGGCATGCCGCATCAGTGAGCTGGTCATCGACGCCGCCGACCCCGAACGGCTCGCCGCGTTCTGGAGCGAGGTCCTCGGCTATGTCGAACTCGACCGGGAGGACGACGGCAGCATCGCGATCGGGCCGCCGGACACCGGCTTCGGCGGACCGCAGCCGATTCTCGTCATCGGCCCCACCAGCGACCCGCGCCCCGCAAAGCTCCGACTGCACATCGACGTCAACGCCACCGACCGCGACCAGGACGCCGAGCTGGAGCGGCTGCTCGCTCTCGGCGCGAGGCCCGCCGAAGTCGGCCAGACCGGCACCGAAAGCTGGCACGTGCTGGCCGACCCGGAGGGCAACGAGTTCTGCCTCCTGCGCACCCGTCTGCAGCCCCTCTGA